From a single Alloactinosynnema sp. L-07 genomic region:
- the glyA gene encoding serine hydroxymethyltransferase: MSHEPALSHLAAADPAIADLIEGEARRQFEKIRLIASENYVSTAVLEATGTVLTNKYSEGYAGKRYYEGQQVIDQVETVAIERAKAVFGVDHANVQPYSGSPANLAVYMALANPGDTVMGMALPAGGHLTHGWSVSATGKWFRAVQYGVRKDTGRVDLDEVRELALAERPKLIFCGGTAIPRTIDFPAFAEIAREVGAVLVADIAHIAGLVAGGAHPSPVGHAEIISTTTHKTLRGPRGAMLMSDAKHAKALDKAVFPGLQGGPHNHTTAAIAVALAEAAKPDFRDYAAAIVANARALADALVERGFELVSGGTDNHLILVDLTNKGVAGKPAAQALDKAGIELNYNTVPFDPRKPFDPSGIRLGTAAITTRGLGVEQMPQLAAWMDRAVKATDDAELAAVAAEVRELLADYPMPGWA; this comes from the coding sequence ATGTCGCATGAGCCCGCGCTGTCGCACCTTGCCGCCGCCGACCCCGCCATCGCCGACCTGATCGAGGGCGAGGCCCGCCGCCAGTTCGAGAAGATCCGCCTCATCGCGTCGGAGAACTACGTCTCCACCGCGGTCCTCGAGGCGACCGGGACCGTGCTGACGAACAAGTACTCCGAGGGTTACGCGGGCAAGCGCTACTACGAGGGCCAGCAGGTCATCGACCAGGTCGAGACCGTCGCCATCGAGCGAGCCAAGGCCGTCTTCGGCGTCGACCACGCCAACGTCCAGCCCTACTCCGGCTCGCCCGCCAACCTCGCCGTCTACATGGCGCTGGCCAACCCCGGCGACACGGTCATGGGTATGGCGTTGCCTGCGGGCGGCCACCTGACCCACGGCTGGAGCGTGTCGGCCACCGGCAAGTGGTTCCGCGCGGTGCAGTACGGCGTGCGCAAGGACACCGGCCGCGTCGACCTCGACGAGGTCCGCGAGCTGGCACTGGCCGAGCGGCCGAAGCTGATCTTCTGCGGCGGCACCGCCATCCCGCGCACCATCGACTTCCCGGCCTTCGCCGAGATCGCCCGCGAGGTCGGCGCGGTGCTCGTGGCCGACATCGCCCACATCGCGGGCCTGGTCGCGGGTGGGGCGCACCCGTCGCCGGTCGGCCACGCCGAGATCATCTCCACCACCACGCACAAGACTCTGCGGGGCCCGCGCGGCGCGATGCTGATGTCGGACGCCAAGCACGCGAAGGCGCTGGACAAGGCCGTGTTCCCCGGTCTGCAGGGCGGCCCGCACAACCACACGACCGCGGCTATCGCGGTCGCCTTGGCCGAAGCGGCCAAGCCCGACTTCCGTGACTACGCCGCCGCGATCGTCGCCAACGCGCGGGCGCTGGCCGATGCGCTGGTCGAGCGCGGCTTCGAGCTGGTGTCCGGCGGCACCGACAACCACCTGATCCTGGTCGACCTGACCAACAAGGGCGTCGCGGGCAAGCCAGCGGCGCAGGCGCTCGACAAGGCGGGCATCGAGCTGAACTACAACACCGTCCCGTTCGACCCGCGCAAGCCGTTCGACCCGTCAGGCATCCGTTTGGGTACCGCGGCGATCACTACGCGTGGTCTCGGCGTCGAGCAGATGCCGCAGCTGGCCGCCTGGATGGATCGCGCGGTCAAGGCGACCGACGACGCTGAACTGGCCGCCGTGGCCGCTGAGGTGCGCGAACTGCTGGCGGACTACCCGATGCCCGGCTGGGCGTGA
- the hpt gene encoding hypoxanthine phosphoribosyltransferase → MYDGDIASVLITEQQIGEKISELAKQVANDYPENGTDLVLVGVLKGAVMFMTDFARALQVPTQLEFMAVSSYGSATSSSGVVRILKDLDRDIAGRDVVIIEDIIDSGLTLSWLLKNLRSRNPKSLEVCTLLRKPDAVKVDVPVKYVGFEIPNEFVVGYGLDFAERYRDLPYIGTLDPKVYTS, encoded by the coding sequence GTGTACGACGGCGACATCGCCTCCGTGTTGATCACCGAACAGCAGATCGGCGAGAAGATCTCGGAGCTGGCCAAGCAGGTCGCCAACGACTACCCGGAGAACGGCACCGACCTGGTGCTCGTCGGCGTGCTCAAGGGCGCGGTCATGTTCATGACCGACTTCGCCCGCGCGCTGCAGGTGCCGACGCAGCTGGAGTTCATGGCTGTCAGCTCCTACGGCTCGGCCACCTCGTCCTCCGGCGTGGTGCGCATCCTCAAGGACCTCGACCGCGACATCGCGGGCCGCGACGTGGTGATCATCGAGGACATCATCGACTCCGGGCTGACCCTGTCGTGGCTGCTCAAGAACCTTCGCTCGCGCAACCCGAAGTCGCTGGAGGTGTGCACGCTGCTGCGCAAGCCCGACGCGGTCAAGGTCGACGTGCCGGTCAAGTACGTCGGCTTCGAGATCCCCAACGAGTTCGTCGTCGGCTACGGGCTCGACTTCGCCGAGCGCTACCGCGACCTGCCCTACATCGGCACCCTCGACCCGAAGGTCTACACCTCGTAG
- a CDS encoding MDR family MFS transporter, giving the protein MTAPAPEEASPGVLSHRQILTVLSGLMLGMLLAALDQTIMASAMKTIADQLHGQTIQAWATTAYLITATISTPLYGKLSDIFGRKPMYLTAISFFLLGSVLAGIAGSMYELAAYRAVQGLGAGGLMSLALAIIADLVSPRERSKYQSYFMGVWGLSSVAGPVVGGFFAGLDDFAGLEGWRWVFLLNVPIALVTLVVVTKYLNVPHKPVPQKVDYWGAIALTVGLVPLLIVAEQGREWGWGSGQAVAMYATGVVGLIWFVWNERRMGDAALLPLRLFQSQAFSLLNVVNFIMGVGMFGMMMSLPLYLQIVKGASPTESGLMTLPLTFGILFAAIGSGRIISRTGRYRIFPIIGLGLTAVSLFLFAQIGVDTTLTSSMLIMLLAGAGLGLCMQPLILAIQNDVEPKDIGVATSSATFFRSIGGTVGTAVFLSILFTVVGDRISDAFASVRTDPAFLAALRENPQFAGQLQGGNGIDLNNTAFLNDLHPTLARPILTGFSSSLDTVFLVGGFVVLVAFVLIWFLKEAPLSDKSGLQRMAEAEPALA; this is encoded by the coding sequence ATGACCGCCCCAGCACCGGAAGAAGCCTCGCCAGGGGTACTGAGCCACCGGCAGATCCTCACGGTTCTGTCCGGACTCATGCTCGGCATGCTGCTCGCCGCACTGGACCAGACGATCATGGCTTCGGCGATGAAGACCATCGCCGACCAACTGCACGGCCAGACGATCCAGGCGTGGGCGACCACGGCGTACCTGATCACGGCCACCATCTCGACCCCGCTCTACGGCAAGCTGTCCGACATCTTCGGCCGCAAGCCGATGTACCTGACGGCGATCTCGTTCTTCCTGCTCGGCTCGGTGCTCGCGGGCATCGCGGGCTCCATGTACGAACTCGCCGCCTACCGCGCGGTGCAGGGTCTCGGCGCGGGCGGCCTGATGTCGCTGGCGCTGGCGATCATCGCCGACCTGGTCTCGCCTCGGGAGCGCAGCAAGTACCAGAGCTACTTCATGGGCGTCTGGGGACTGTCCTCTGTGGCCGGTCCGGTGGTCGGCGGATTCTTCGCCGGGCTCGACGACTTCGCGGGCCTGGAGGGTTGGCGCTGGGTGTTCCTGCTCAACGTGCCGATCGCGCTCGTGACCCTGGTCGTCGTCACGAAGTACCTGAACGTGCCGCACAAGCCGGTCCCGCAGAAGGTCGACTACTGGGGCGCCATCGCCCTGACCGTCGGACTCGTCCCGCTGCTGATCGTGGCCGAACAGGGCCGCGAGTGGGGCTGGGGCTCCGGGCAGGCGGTGGCCATGTACGCCACCGGCGTGGTCGGGCTCATCTGGTTCGTGTGGAACGAGCGGCGGATGGGCGACGCGGCGCTGCTGCCGCTGCGGCTGTTCCAGAGTCAGGCGTTCTCGCTGCTCAACGTGGTCAACTTCATCATGGGTGTCGGCATGTTCGGCATGATGATGTCGCTGCCGCTGTACCTGCAGATCGTCAAGGGCGCCTCGCCGACCGAGTCGGGCCTGATGACGCTGCCGCTGACCTTCGGCATCCTGTTCGCCGCGATCGGCAGCGGTCGGATCATCAGCCGGACCGGCCGGTACCGGATCTTCCCGATCATCGGGCTGGGCCTCACCGCGGTCTCGCTGTTCCTGTTCGCCCAGATCGGCGTCGACACCACGCTGACGTCGAGCATGCTGATCATGCTGCTGGCCGGCGCGGGCCTTGGCCTGTGCATGCAGCCGCTGATCCTGGCGATCCAGAACGACGTCGAGCCCAAGGACATCGGGGTCGCGACCTCGTCGGCGACGTTCTTCCGCTCCATCGGCGGCACGGTCGGCACCGCGGTGTTCCTGTCGATCCTGTTCACCGTGGTCGGCGACCGGATCTCCGACGCGTTCGCCTCCGTCCGGACCGACCCTGCCTTCCTCGCCGCGCTGCGCGAGAACCCGCAGTTCGCTGGTCAGCTGCAGGGCGGCAACGGGATCGACCTGAACAACACGGCGTTCCTCAACGACCTGCACCCGACGCTGGCCCGGCCGATCCTGACCGGCTTCTCCAGCTCGCTGGACACGGTGTTCCTGGTCGGCGGCTTCGTGGTGCTGGTGGCGTTCGTGCTGATCTGGTTCCTCAAGGAGGCACCGCTGTCGGACAAGTCCGGTCTGCAGCGGATGGCCGAGGCCGAACCCGCTCTCGCCTGA
- a CDS encoding MarR family winged helix-turn-helix transcriptional regulator codes for MVTPDVTTVELTERDLDNGQRLASVLFAFGKQQATVSARMSKAGVDRTAIIMLKTLVMVGPCRSSTLAETIHSDPSTVSRQVAALVKEGLIERRADPEDGRASLLAPTDAGVALLQANRARFAMSLARMVRHWEPADLDRFIELFERFLDDHDNYLPTLISECANPVRSEGGNS; via the coding sequence ATGGTCACGCCGGACGTCACGACGGTGGAACTCACCGAACGCGACCTCGATAACGGGCAGCGGCTCGCCAGCGTGCTCTTCGCCTTCGGCAAGCAGCAGGCGACGGTGTCGGCCCGGATGAGCAAGGCCGGCGTCGACCGCACCGCGATCATCATGCTGAAGACGCTGGTGATGGTGGGGCCGTGCCGGTCGAGCACGCTCGCCGAGACCATCCACTCCGACCCGTCGACGGTGAGTCGCCAGGTCGCCGCGTTGGTCAAAGAGGGACTCATCGAGCGCCGCGCCGATCCCGAGGACGGTCGTGCCAGCCTGCTGGCGCCCACCGACGCGGGAGTCGCGCTGCTGCAGGCCAACCGCGCGCGCTTCGCCATGTCGCTGGCCCGGATGGTCCGGCACTGGGAGCCCGCCGACCTCGACCGGTTCATCGAGCTGTTCGAGCGGTTCCTCGACGACCACGACAACTACCTACCGACTCTGATCAGCGAATGCGCCAACCCGGTGCGTTCCGAAGGGGGTAATTCATGA
- a CDS encoding intradiol ring-cleavage dioxygenase, translating to MDDHDRGLAFDLATLGRRRILALLGGAGLSVIAGCATPSPQPTTTATGATSAACADPIPEETAGPYPGDGSNGPNVLTESGIVRSDIRSSFGTSTTTANGVPLTIELTVVENCVPAVGVAVYLWQCDIDGRYSMYSQGVTGENYLRGVQESDAQGKVRFTSVFPAAYAGRWPHIHFEVYPSLAEATKAGDPLVTSQLALPEDVCDKVYATDGYSQSVRNMGRTSLESDNVFRDGHDSQLAATTGDVTSGYTATLTVGV from the coding sequence ATGGACGACCACGACCGCGGACTCGCCTTCGACCTGGCCACCCTCGGCAGGCGGCGCATTCTGGCCCTGCTCGGCGGCGCGGGCCTCAGCGTCATCGCCGGGTGCGCGACACCATCACCCCAGCCCACCACTACAGCCACCGGGGCGACTTCAGCGGCCTGTGCCGACCCGATCCCGGAGGAGACCGCGGGCCCCTACCCCGGCGACGGCTCCAACGGGCCGAACGTGCTCACCGAGAGCGGCATCGTCCGCTCCGACATCCGCTCCAGCTTCGGCACCTCGACGACCACCGCCAATGGCGTCCCGCTCACCATCGAGCTGACGGTCGTCGAGAACTGCGTCCCCGCGGTCGGTGTCGCGGTCTACCTCTGGCAATGCGACATCGACGGCAGGTACTCGATGTACTCCCAGGGCGTGACCGGCGAGAACTACCTGCGCGGCGTCCAGGAGTCCGACGCCCAGGGCAAGGTGCGCTTCACCAGCGTCTTCCCGGCCGCCTACGCGGGCCGGTGGCCGCACATCCACTTCGAGGTCTACCCCAGCCTCGCCGAGGCCACCAAGGCGGGCGACCCGCTCGTCACCTCGCAGCTCGCCCTGCCAGAGGACGTCTGCGACAAGGTCTACGCCACCGACGGCTACAGCCAGAGCGTGCGCAACATGGGCCGGACGTCCCTGGAGTCCGACAACGTCTTCCGCGACGGCCACGACAGCCAACTCGCCGCCACGACCGGTGACGTGACCAGCGGCTACACCGCGACCTTGACCGTGGGCGTATGA
- a CDS encoding DUF4442 domain-containing protein, whose protein sequence is MSEDYGWVADTMKKTVPWVATMGIEFPEVAAERVVAALPDDDRLHNHIGGPHAAQIFGLAETASGAVGIASFAELLGRATPLVVSSEIRYRKVSAGPLTAEATLSRPAADVIAELDAGARPEFAVEVAVRNAEGVTTAEVTVLWTLKPHKK, encoded by the coding sequence ATGAGCGAGGACTACGGCTGGGTCGCCGACACGATGAAGAAGACCGTCCCCTGGGTCGCCACGATGGGCATCGAGTTCCCGGAGGTCGCCGCCGAGCGCGTCGTCGCCGCCCTGCCCGACGACGACCGCCTGCACAACCACATCGGCGGTCCGCACGCCGCGCAGATCTTCGGCCTGGCCGAGACCGCGTCCGGCGCGGTCGGCATCGCCTCGTTCGCGGAGCTGCTCGGCCGGGCGACGCCGCTGGTGGTGAGCAGCGAGATCCGCTACCGCAAGGTGTCGGCGGGCCCGCTGACCGCCGAGGCCACGCTCAGCAGGCCCGCGGCCGACGTGATCGCCGAACTCGACGCCGGTGCGCGGCCCGAGTTCGCCGTGGAGGTCGCCGTCCGTAACGCCGAGGGCGTGACCACCGCCGAGGTCACCGTGCTCTGGACGCTCAAGCCGCACAAGAAGTAG
- the dacB gene encoding D-alanyl-D-alanine carboxypeptidase/D-alanyl-D-alanine-endopeptidase gives MADSPRQGPPPESIPSAPEPEPAKPRKRRGLLVGGVIAAVVALGGGAVVAVPGLAAKLGLGPAEPDVKIAPPAPPVQFTATLRGPGPDVPAPSAAGVQAAVSGPVASPALGTLTGTVIDPTSGQVLFAKNPSTPLIPASTIKLLTSAAALLAIPHAEQLSTKVVAGDKPGTVIIVGGGDATLSSLPAGKASVYPGAARLDELVAQVKAAGPVDTVMVDLERYEGDFMAQGWDPRDVPAGHIAPIVPAMMDGGRADPTKAVSARTDNPARALAEAFAKRIGAKVPASALAKATPDAKVLGEVKSAPMVELVDTVLQRSDNVLAEILVREVAKATNKEPSFAGGTDAVLDTLRSNGFDVAGVAMSDGSGMSTLDKITAALLADVLKVAAAPDGADPRTAKLRPLLGGLPVAGGSGTLATRYQDPAAAGGRGWVRAKTGTLGASGVNSLAGVVLGKDGRLLVFAMITNGSDPGQAQPALDVVAATLRQCGCQ, from the coding sequence ATGGCTGACTCCCCCCGGCAGGGCCCGCCGCCGGAGTCGATTCCGTCCGCGCCCGAACCCGAGCCTGCCAAGCCGCGCAAGCGCAGAGGGCTGCTGGTGGGCGGGGTGATCGCGGCGGTCGTCGCGCTCGGTGGTGGGGCCGTTGTCGCCGTTCCCGGGTTGGCGGCCAAGTTGGGGCTCGGACCCGCCGAGCCGGACGTGAAGATCGCGCCGCCCGCGCCGCCCGTGCAGTTCACCGCGACCCTGCGGGGGCCTGGGCCAGACGTGCCCGCGCCGTCCGCGGCCGGGGTGCAGGCCGCGGTGTCGGGGCCGGTGGCGAGTCCCGCGCTGGGCACCCTGACCGGCACGGTCATCGACCCGACGTCCGGTCAGGTGCTGTTCGCGAAGAACCCGTCGACGCCGCTGATCCCGGCGTCGACGATCAAGCTGCTCACCTCAGCCGCCGCGCTGTTGGCCATCCCGCACGCCGAGCAGTTGTCGACGAAGGTGGTCGCGGGGGACAAGCCGGGCACGGTGATCATCGTCGGCGGCGGCGACGCCACGCTGTCATCGCTGCCCGCGGGCAAGGCGTCGGTGTACCCGGGGGCCGCGCGCCTCGACGAGCTGGTCGCGCAGGTGAAGGCGGCCGGGCCGGTGGACACGGTCATGGTCGACCTGGAGCGCTACGAGGGCGACTTCATGGCCCAGGGCTGGGATCCGCGCGACGTCCCCGCGGGCCACATCGCGCCGATCGTGCCCGCGATGATGGACGGCGGCCGGGCCGATCCGACCAAGGCGGTCAGCGCCCGCACCGACAACCCCGCCCGCGCGCTGGCCGAGGCGTTCGCCAAGCGCATCGGGGCGAAGGTGCCCGCCAGCGCTCTGGCCAAGGCCACGCCCGACGCGAAGGTGCTCGGGGAGGTCAAGTCCGCGCCGATGGTGGAGTTGGTCGACACCGTGCTGCAGCGGTCCGACAACGTCCTGGCCGAGATCTTGGTGCGTGAGGTGGCGAAGGCGACAAACAAAGAGCCGTCCTTCGCGGGCGGGACGGACGCTGTCTTGGATACGTTGCGCTCCAACGGTTTCGACGTGGCGGGCGTGGCGATGAGCGACGGCAGTGGAATGTCCACACTGGACAAAATAACGGCCGCGCTGCTCGCTGACGTGCTCAAGGTCGCAGCCGCGCCGGACGGGGCCGACCCACGCACGGCGAAGCTGCGGCCGCTGCTGGGCGGTCTGCCCGTCGCGGGCGGCAGCGGCACCCTGGCCACCCGCTACCAAGACCCCGCCGCCGCGGGCGGGCGCGGCTGGGTGCGGGCCAAGACCGGCACACTCGGTGCGTCGGGGGTGAACTCGCTGGCCGGTGTCGTGCTCGGCAAGGACGGCAGGCTGCTCGTGTTCGCGATGATCACTAACGGCTCCGACCCCGGCCAGGCCCAGCCCGCGCTCGACGTGGTGGCGGCGACTTTGCGGCAATGCGGGTGCCAGTGA
- a CDS encoding zinc-dependent metalloprotease, with the protein MTGTAPVDWELAIATAKRLIRPGPVVSRDEAEHTVSHLRGITAVAEGHVRDLTGLGVDLPLRDGDVVDREGWAEAAIHSIAALTDGALPQRSGKVVAGVMAGSAGLQTGIVLAYLGSRVLGQYDPFGADGGRLLLVAPNIVAAQRALDVPADDFQMWVCLHECTHRLQFTAVDWLRDYFQGQVAGFIRGLDDSANNAVSRLPEVLRAVRSRPDPVGVMELLQSPAQREIFDRLIALSTLLEGHADHVMDAVGPLVVPSVETIRARFTERRRGGGVLDRILRTLLGVDAKMKQYAEGARFTRHVVDAVGMDGFNRVWTSPETLPLRAEIADPDAWLRRVA; encoded by the coding sequence GTGACCGGGACGGCACCGGTCGACTGGGAGCTGGCGATCGCCACCGCCAAGCGGCTGATCCGGCCTGGCCCGGTGGTCAGCCGCGACGAGGCCGAACACACCGTGAGCCACCTGCGCGGCATCACCGCCGTGGCCGAGGGACACGTCCGCGACCTCACCGGCCTCGGTGTCGACCTGCCGCTGCGCGATGGCGACGTGGTCGACCGTGAGGGCTGGGCCGAGGCCGCCATCCACAGCATCGCCGCGCTGACCGACGGCGCGCTTCCGCAGCGCTCCGGCAAGGTCGTCGCCGGGGTCATGGCGGGCAGCGCGGGCCTGCAGACCGGGATCGTGTTGGCTTACCTGGGCAGCCGCGTCCTGGGCCAGTACGACCCGTTCGGCGCCGACGGCGGCAGGCTGCTGCTGGTCGCGCCCAACATCGTCGCCGCGCAGCGCGCCTTGGACGTGCCCGCCGACGACTTCCAGATGTGGGTCTGCCTGCACGAGTGCACCCACCGCCTGCAGTTCACCGCGGTCGACTGGCTGCGCGACTACTTCCAGGGCCAGGTCGCCGGGTTCATCAGGGGCCTCGACGACAGCGCCAACAACGCCGTCTCGCGGCTGCCCGAGGTTCTGCGCGCCGTGCGTTCCCGGCCTGACCCGGTCGGCGTGATGGAACTGCTCCAGTCGCCCGCGCAGCGCGAGATCTTCGACCGGCTCATCGCCCTGTCCACGCTGCTCGAAGGCCACGCCGACCACGTCATGGACGCCGTCGGCCCGCTCGTGGTGCCCAGCGTGGAGACCATCCGCGCGCGGTTCACCGAGCGCAGGCGCGGCGGCGGCGTGCTCGACCGGATCCTGCGGACGCTGCTCGGCGTCGACGCCAAGATGAAGCAGTACGCGGAGGGTGCCCGGTTCACCCGGCACGTGGTCGACGCGGTCGGCATGGACGGGTTCAACCGGGTGTGGACCTCGCCGGAGACGCTGCCGCTGCGCGCGGAGATCGCCGACCCCGACGCTTGGCTGCGCCGCGTCGCGTGA
- the tilS gene encoding tRNA lysidine(34) synthetase TilS, with translation MKPPIAVAEVRVAVRRLLTEACPVDAVAVAVSGGADSLALAAAAQHVGPRMGLRVVGLTVDHGLQAGSAATAARTADQLEALGLTTRVLTVTVEGPGGLEAAARRARYAALREAADGLVLLGHTRDDQAETVLLGLGRGSGPRSIAGMRPLDPPWARPLLDVTRATTRAACAALGLTPWDDPHNLDPRFTRVRLRREVLPLMEEVLNGGVGSALARTAAQLREDLAALDALAADLRTAAADGADLRVADLTSAPAALRRRVLRTWLIQAGVEELTDAHLRAADDLIGQWRGQGGVALPGGLVARRAHGRLIFDKPDS, from the coding sequence GTGAAGCCGCCCATCGCCGTCGCCGAGGTCAGGGTCGCGGTCCGCCGCCTGCTGACCGAAGCCTGCCCTGTCGACGCCGTCGCCGTCGCCGTGTCCGGCGGCGCCGACTCACTGGCCCTGGCCGCAGCCGCGCAGCACGTCGGCCCCCGGATGGGCCTGCGGGTCGTCGGCCTGACCGTGGACCACGGCCTCCAGGCGGGCTCGGCGGCGACCGCGGCCCGCACCGCCGACCAACTCGAAGCCCTTGGCCTGACCACCCGTGTCCTCACCGTCACCGTCGAGGGCCCTGGCGGGCTGGAGGCGGCGGCCCGGCGCGCGCGGTACGCCGCGCTGAGGGAAGCGGCCGACGGGCTCGTGCTGCTCGGCCACACCCGCGACGATCAGGCCGAGACCGTCCTGCTCGGACTCGGCCGCGGCTCCGGCCCCCGGTCCATCGCCGGGATGCGCCCGCTCGACCCGCCGTGGGCGCGGCCCCTGCTCGACGTCACCCGCGCCACCACCCGGGCCGCGTGCGCCGCGCTCGGTCTGACCCCGTGGGACGACCCGCACAACCTCGACCCCCGCTTCACCAGGGTCCGGCTGCGCCGCGAGGTCCTCCCCCTCATGGAGGAGGTTCTCAACGGCGGCGTCGGGTCCGCGCTGGCCAGGACCGCGGCGCAGCTGCGGGAGGACTTGGCCGCCCTCGACGCCCTCGCCGCCGACCTGCGCACCGCCGCCGCCGACGGTGCCGACCTGCGCGTGGCGGACCTCACGTCGGCACCGGCCGCGCTGCGCAGGCGGGTGCTGCGGACCTGGCTCATCCAGGCGGGCGTCGAGGAACTGACCGACGCCCACCTGCGCGCCGCCGACGACCTCATCGGACAATGGCGAGGTCAAGGCGGAGTCGCCCTGCCGGGCGGCTTGGTAGCGCGCCGCGCGCATGGCAGGCTGATTTTCGACAAGCCAGACTCCTGA
- a CDS encoding inorganic diphosphatase — translation MEFDVTIEIPKGNRNKYEMDHESGRIKLDRTLFTATQYPADYGFVDNTLGEDGDPLDALVLVQEPTFPGCLIRARAVGMFRMTDEKGGDDKVLCVPAHDPRTEHLRDIHHLAEYHRLEIQHFFEVYKDLEPGKSVEGASWVGRVEAEAEIQRSYDRLKEAGGQYH, via the coding sequence GTGGAGTTCGACGTCACCATCGAGATCCCCAAGGGAAATCGAAACAAGTACGAGATGGACCATGAGTCGGGGCGCATCAAGCTCGACCGCACCCTGTTCACCGCCACGCAGTACCCGGCCGACTACGGCTTCGTGGACAACACCCTCGGCGAGGACGGCGACCCCCTGGACGCACTGGTCCTGGTGCAGGAACCGACCTTCCCGGGCTGCCTCATCCGCGCCCGCGCCGTCGGCATGTTCCGCATGACCGACGAGAAGGGTGGCGACGACAAGGTCCTGTGCGTCCCGGCGCACGACCCGCGCACCGAGCACCTGCGCGACATCCACCACCTTGCCGAGTACCACCGCCTGGAGATCCAGCACTTCTTCGAGGTCTACAAGGACCTCGAGCCCGGCAAGAGCGTCGAGGGCGCCAGCTGGGTCGGTCGCGTCGAGGCCGAGGCCGAGATCCAGCGGTCCTACGACCGGCTCAAGGAAGCGGGCGGTCAGTACCACTGA